A section of the Methanoregula sp. genome encodes:
- the ilvA gene encoding threonine ammonia-lyase translates to MVSLADIRHAQVLIAPHIIRTPLVYSPTISAMAGAEVYLKLETLQKAGSFKVRGATCKILSCPERCKEHGVIAASAGNHAQGVAIAAQRAGIPATIVMPEWTSIAKQEATRGYGANVIIAGLTLEESIEQAVEIAREGGLFIHPYDDEEVIAGQGTMALEILHDLPDADMIVVPVGGGGLIAGIAIAAKGLRPDISIIGAQAKACPSAYEALKTVGPVRVAAGQTIADGIRVMQTGAETLPVLQELVDRIALASEDEIADAMLLLMERKHVIAEGAGATPLAAFLNGSIPVKPGSRVVLVISGGNVDSPQLFRILRQSLLRHGRIVRFSVLLDDQPGTLARLLFTIAKEKGNILSIQHIQGESDTAAYQARVDLELETRGMEHVHAIKKALGDLGYLVRGG, encoded by the coding sequence ATGGTCTCGCTTGCTGATATCCGGCATGCTCAGGTGCTGATCGCCCCCCATATCATTCGTACACCGCTTGTGTATTCCCCCACGATCTCTGCAATGGCAGGAGCAGAGGTCTACCTGAAACTGGAGACGCTCCAGAAAGCCGGTTCGTTCAAGGTGCGGGGCGCTACCTGCAAGATCCTTTCCTGTCCTGAACGGTGTAAAGAGCACGGGGTAATTGCTGCATCGGCCGGAAATCATGCACAGGGTGTTGCGATTGCCGCTCAGCGTGCCGGGATCCCGGCAACGATCGTGATGCCGGAATGGACTTCGATTGCCAAGCAGGAGGCAACCCGGGGGTATGGCGCGAACGTGATCATCGCCGGCCTCACGCTTGAAGAGAGCATCGAACAGGCAGTGGAGATCGCACGGGAAGGGGGACTGTTCATCCACCCGTATGACGATGAGGAAGTTATTGCGGGACAGGGAACCATGGCACTCGAGATCCTCCATGATCTCCCGGATGCAGACATGATCGTCGTCCCGGTGGGGGGAGGCGGGTTGATCGCAGGGATCGCGATCGCTGCCAAAGGGTTGCGACCGGATATTTCGATCATCGGTGCACAGGCAAAAGCCTGCCCCTCTGCATACGAAGCCCTGAAAACCGTAGGGCCGGTGAGAGTTGCTGCCGGGCAGACGATAGCCGACGGGATACGCGTCATGCAGACAGGAGCAGAAACGCTGCCGGTTTTACAGGAACTGGTGGACAGGATTGCGCTCGCTTCGGAAGATGAGATCGCGGATGCGATGCTCCTGTTAATGGAACGCAAACATGTAATTGCCGAGGGTGCGGGAGCAACACCGCTTGCTGCATTCCTGAACGGATCCATTCCGGTAAAACCGGGCAGCAGGGTCGTGCTCGTGATCAGCGGCGGGAATGTGGACAGCCCGCAGCTCTTCCGGATACTGAGGCAGTCGCTCCTGAGACACGGGAGAATCGTCCGCTTTTCGGTGCTGCTCGATGACCAGCCCGGCACCCTTGCCCGGCTCCTCTTTACGATAGCAAAAGAGAAGGGCAATATCCTCTCGATCCAGCACATACAGGGTGAGAGCGATACCGCAGCATACCAGGCGCGGGTAGATCTCGAGCTGGAGACAAGGGGAATGGAACACGTACATGCGATTAAAAAAGCGCTGGGGGATCTGGGGTATCTGGTGAGGGGAGGGTAA
- a CDS encoding HEAT repeat domain-containing protein, with the protein MSITKKFLNLFKSGKGEEEEQARRLAQKERYDNFLRALTEGDLDTRWNAVRSVGDLGEPFIEPLIRGLKDEYWIIRRGSADTLGKIGVPAVAPLIGALDEASDDVRQETIRALQLVGEPSVGPLVQAVKHSQPLIRRGAVQALGVMGETRAVSHLTESLKDADPWVRHESAVALGRIGDPRAVGPLIEILNDAREHVRMAAMATLCSLGEPAIEPLIRALIDPNDDVQRRAALALVTIGEPSVDPLIKALGDQNPGIRKGAVEVLGQIGNTRAISPIIGVLDDPERPVRIEVVKSLAALGVPAIAPLMQVFREGDTRMRTGAMEALWMLGQPATTPLIMVLKDDQSDVRRRAVLLLGEIGDQKAVDHITSLLSDENVSVRREAFEALEMIKKRAA; encoded by the coding sequence GTATCACAAAGAAATTCCTCAATTTGTTCAAATCAGGCAAGGGTGAGGAGGAAGAGCAGGCGCGTCGCCTTGCACAAAAGGAGCGCTACGATAATTTCCTCAGGGCCCTTACCGAAGGGGACCTTGACACCCGGTGGAATGCCGTACGATCGGTCGGGGATCTCGGTGAGCCATTCATCGAGCCGCTCATTCGGGGGCTCAAAGACGAGTACTGGATCATCAGGCGCGGCTCGGCAGACACCCTTGGCAAGATTGGTGTTCCGGCAGTAGCACCCCTCATCGGTGCGCTGGATGAGGCTTCCGACGATGTGCGCCAGGAAACAATCCGGGCTCTCCAGCTGGTTGGTGAACCCTCCGTAGGTCCCTTAGTCCAGGCCGTAAAGCACAGTCAACCACTCATCCGTCGTGGGGCGGTGCAGGCTCTGGGTGTCATGGGTGAGACACGGGCAGTCAGCCACCTTACCGAGTCATTAAAAGATGCCGATCCCTGGGTCAGGCACGAGAGTGCAGTTGCACTCGGTCGTATTGGGGATCCACGGGCTGTCGGGCCTTTGATCGAAATCCTCAACGATGCCCGGGAGCATGTCCGCATGGCAGCGATGGCAACACTCTGCTCGCTGGGCGAGCCGGCCATTGAACCACTCATACGGGCGCTCATTGATCCCAATGATGATGTCCAGCGCAGGGCAGCACTCGCACTTGTCACGATCGGGGAACCCTCCGTAGATCCCCTGATCAAAGCGCTCGGTGACCAGAACCCCGGTATCCGCAAGGGTGCCGTGGAAGTGCTCGGCCAGATCGGCAATACCCGGGCGATCTCCCCCATCATCGGCGTGCTCGATGACCCGGAACGGCCGGTTCGCATCGAAGTCGTCAAGTCGCTGGCAGCACTCGGTGTACCGGCAATCGCACCGCTCATGCAGGTCTTCCGCGAGGGGGACACACGGATGAGAACCGGTGCTATGGAAGCACTCTGGATGCTCGGCCAGCCGGCAACCACACCCCTCATCATGGTCTTAAAAGACGACCAGAGCGATGTCCGGAGGCGTGCGGTGCTTCTTCTCGGTGAGATCGGCGACCAGAAAGCGGTCGATCACATCACCAGCCTCCTGTCCGATGAGAACGTGTCCGTGCGCCGGGAAGCGTTTGAAGCGCTCGAAATGATCAAGAAACGAGCGGCATAA
- a CDS encoding nucleoside deaminase, which translates to MDPFMQEAIEEAMKGLTEGGIPIGSVLVRGDLIIGRGHNRRVQEGDPIIHAEIDCLRNAGRIGTYRDTVLYSTLMPCYLCAGAAVQFGIKKVIVGESRNFTGARAFMEEHGIVVIDLDLGKCVTMMQEFIRKNPRLWNEDIGEL; encoded by the coding sequence ATGGATCCGTTCATGCAGGAAGCGATTGAAGAAGCAATGAAAGGGCTTACAGAAGGGGGAATTCCCATAGGCTCGGTCCTGGTGCGGGGAGATTTAATCATCGGCAGGGGACACAACCGCCGGGTGCAGGAAGGAGACCCGATCATCCATGCGGAGATCGACTGCCTGCGCAATGCCGGGCGGATTGGGACGTACCGGGATACCGTGCTTTATTCCACGCTCATGCCCTGCTATCTCTGTGCCGGTGCAGCAGTCCAGTTCGGGATAAAAAAAGTCATCGTGGGTGAATCCCGGAATTTTACCGGTGCCCGTGCCTTTATGGAAGAGCATGGCATCGTGGTTATCGATCTGGATCTTGGAAAATGTGTCACCATGATGCAGGAATTCATCCGAAAAAATCCCCGGCTCTGGAACGAAGATATCGGGGAGCTCTGA
- a CDS encoding flavodoxin family protein — MENEIMKIIGINSSPKGEKSQTRRLVMAVLEGARQSGADITFVDICGLEIKYCTACGTCYAKGECIHDDDFPALLEKMLDADGIVLGSPNYINQVTAQLKTMLDRMADVIHCQYFTGKYGCAVCTAGGSHVDEVADYMNFTLGNFGAMTVGKVGVLVGADPNAIVGAEKQAKELGRKLADAIRTKWADPAQEKNLNERKEYFKRLVAFNKDLWTNEYDHWKGLKELK, encoded by the coding sequence ATGGAGAATGAAATCATGAAGATCATCGGCATCAATAGCAGCCCGAAAGGAGAGAAGAGCCAGACCCGGCGGCTGGTGATGGCCGTTCTTGAGGGAGCACGGCAGAGCGGGGCGGATATTACGTTTGTGGATATCTGTGGCCTTGAGATCAAGTACTGCACGGCATGCGGTACCTGTTACGCAAAAGGCGAGTGCATCCATGACGATGATTTCCCCGCGCTGCTTGAGAAGATGCTGGATGCGGACGGCATCGTGCTCGGCTCCCCGAATTACATCAACCAGGTCACCGCACAGCTCAAGACGATGCTCGACCGGATGGCGGATGTGATCCACTGTCAGTACTTTACCGGGAAGTATGGATGTGCAGTCTGCACCGCGGGCGGATCCCACGTGGACGAGGTCGCCGATTACATGAACTTTACGCTCGGCAACTTCGGGGCGATGACGGTGGGGAAAGTCGGGGTCCTTGTTGGTGCAGATCCGAACGCAATCGTCGGCGCTGAGAAGCAGGCAAAGGAGCTGGGACGGAAACTGGCTGATGCGATCAGGACGAAGTGGGCAGACCCGGCGCAGGAGAAGAACCTGAACGAACGTAAGGAATATTTCAAGCGGCTGGTAGCGTTCAACAAGGATCTCTGGACAAACGAGTACGATCACTGGAAGGGGCTTAAGGAACTGAAGTAA